ATTTTTAATCAATGTTCCTTAGGTGGTCTCATTGCCATGCCATTTTTTAATTTTCTGCTGCAAGAAGACCCTCAAGAAACTTTCAAAATTATTTTATAAAACTACTTGACTTTAATTAGCTGGTCTAGTATAATAATTTGATTATATCACCTTTATAGGAAATAATTTGTCTCTTTACGACAAATTATTTCCTATAATATAAAAAGATAAAGGGTAGCCCCTTTATCTTTTATGCCCTATATTTCTTTAAATCTGTCTTCCTTATACCCAGTTATATCCATCATTATAGAAGCAAGATTTTCCCCTTCCTCCCTTATATCATCTATATAAAAATCAGCTTTGATCCTTCCATAGCGAAGTATTATAGCCCTGTCTAGGAAATTCTCCACTTCATCAATCAAATGGGTAGCAATTAATATAGTTTCATCGGATTTTAGACTGGTTATCATCAGCTTTAAAAAATCCTTTCTCGTAAACATATCCTTCCCCAGGAATGGCTCATCCATAAGAATGTATTTCGCTCCTTTGGAAAACCCTGCAGATACTTCAAGCTTTGATTTTTGTCCTTTGGAAAAAGTTTTTATCTTTCTATATGGCTCCAGTTCAAAAAATTTTATAAGTCTTATGTATCGTTCCATATCAAAGGCAGGAATAAAATCAGATAGAAAAATTCCATACTCATATGGAGTCATATATGGAAAATAGCTGCCCTCTTCAGTGATAAAAGCCATTTTTTCATATTGTTCCGACACAGATCTACCATCTACCAATACTTCTCCCGCCTGAACTTCACAAAGTCCCATGATGGTTTTTAAAAGTGTAGTTTTCCCAGATCCATTTTCTCCTAGTACTCCGACAATCTCTCCATTGTTAATTATCAAACTTTCGTCATTCAACCCGATACCCTGATTACCATAGGTCTTCCTTATATGCTTGAGTTGGATCATTTAAAGCCTCCTTCCTTTATAACGACAAAATCAAGATTTCTACTTTCATAATAATTATATCCATATTGATCTTTCTCTCTTAAATCTCCCCTGTACCGATTGTTGTCCTCATCAGCATCGGTTATTATTTCACCTTGATAGATTAACGCACTGCTATTCTCCATACCGTCAAATACAAAAATCATAAATCGCTTTGGATATAAATATTCACTCTCCATCTGTTCATCTATATCCTTTAATATTCCTGCAACTACCAGTTTATCATCCACCCAGGATATAGCTGGGACCCGTTCAAACATCTGATTTTCAAATTTAATCCCATCTACATAGGATTTCAATGTTAGCCTATCCCCTACCTGTATTGATACCACCTGTAACTCATCTACAGGATTATTATTTGTTATAATATTAAGATGAATAATATCCCCATCCACATATTCATCATACCTGATCGGTTGTTTAGATATGTCTAGCTGTGGAACCGAGATCTCTTCTAGCATTTTCCCCGTTTGAGGATCAAATGCCCTCAAAGTCAATACACCATCTACCAGCATGACTACAACCAACTTATCTTCTACCCCATGAAGTCCTAATACCTGAATATCATTTTCATCCATGGGAATAGAGGCAATCTTTCTAACCTTACCCTTCTCCTTTTTGTCTCCCCACCAATTATCATATTGCTCTGCCTTGAAAATTCCATTTTCTCCTGTATACCTTTGGTGACTATATGGATTTATCTGGGTCAAGACGGTAAAATACTGGCTTCCATTCAGTACAACCATTCCCGAACCTGTAGACCTGTAAATGTCTGCTGCATTTTGAAAATTCTCATCCTCTGCAGCTAGACCACCTTCTGGATAATAGGTCTTTTTTCCTTCAAATACAAAGTCCATATACTCTCTCTCCAATTGAACTCCCGTCTTAAAATACAGATAATTAGGATCTGGCATCTTCTTCTTAGGCTTTATATCCAGCCAATCATAGCGAACATCCATATATACATCTATCTTATCTGCATATGTCGTAGTAATTTTTTCTATAGCATCCTTTTTCTCATCTATACACTGCATCTGAATCTTATTTTCCGTATACTCCCGCCTTATGTTAGCATCAGGTGCAATCTCATATCTATAGTTGTACCAGTATCTATACTTATCAGCTTCGGCTCCATTTCCATATTTTACAGGAAGAAATTTCATATCTCCTAAACTGTCATAATATATAAACTTATGGGAAAGCTCTCCACCTTCTATATCAAACCTTTGAGCATGATACTTATCCTGTAGATACCCTATGATTTTAATATCAGATAGCACCTTACGATCCCCTTTTATATCCTTTAAATACAATGTACTATTATTCTGAAGCCCAAATATACTAAAAAAGATAGTCAAAAGAATCACAGTAGAAATCAAAAGAACAACTAAGGCCATATTACGTTTTACCCATCCCATTTTCATCACCACCCCATTATTTTATTCTGCAACAGCACTTTTTTTAAATATCTTAATGCTATGCCAGACAAAAAATACACTAAAAAGAAATAGCACTAAACTTTGAAGATACATACTCCTGTAATCGGTAACATACATCCTTTGGTTTATGCGATAATTAAGCAGGCTGATCATTATAAATACAGCACCGCCTATGGGAAAAAACCCCCAATACCGCCTGCTACGTTCGCATAATGCACCATAATACAGTCCACACAAAAGAGTTGTAAAAAGACTTATGGTGGAAACTGCACTCTCTAACCCCAACGGGAAAATAATTCTTAAAAAATCAGAACGAACAAAAGACAGGAACAACCCATTTGTCATAAGATATTTGCCTTCCTCTAAAGCAGCAATACGAGATGCTACAAACCAATAACCCAATAGAATGCTTATAAGCTGTGCAGATAAAAATGCCGCAAATGAAATAAAAAAAGAAATAAGTTTGCTTAAATATACTAGCTCCCGCCTTATGGGCAGGGTCAGCAATGTGTAGATGCTTTTACTTCCAAAATAGTTTGAATAGATGCTATATATAAAAGTCAAACACATTAATGCAAGATATATGACAAATAAAATAACACAGCCTGAAGAGGCATATATAAACTCAAAAGGCTGATACAGGTTCACTCCATCCTTAATGGAAATATTTAAAAACACAATTGGAGATATAATAGCTAAAATACAAATTACAAGTACAAATTTAAAGATATTTCTAATCTCATAATTTAATAAGCGATAAAAATCCTTCATGATAATAACACCCCTTGTATTATGATACTAGTACACAAAGGTCAAAAAAATTAATCCTCTTCCCACATCTCACTGATAAGATCAAAAACTCGTTTAAAGGATAGGTTAATAGCCTTTGCAGAACTTATAAACTCCCTTACCATACCACGGGTAAGCTCATCTTCAATCCTTGAAAACCCAGCCTCATCTATGCAGATAATGCTTCCCTGATTTCCGTGTGTTTCTATAATATCTTCTTTCTCCAATAGTTTATAAGCTTTTTGAACGGTATTTGGGTTTATATTAAGCTGAGCTGCTAATTCCCGCCTCGATGGCATCTCTTCACCTGAAACAGCATTTTTAGTTAAAATCTGCTGCTTAACAAAGAGCACTATCTGCGCATATACCGGATCCTTATTATTAAGCTTTATACTCTGAAAATTTACCACAAACCAATCACCTGCCAAAAATATTTATGACCCTGCGCATGTATTATACTACTAATACATGCACAGGGTCAATATAATAATAGGCCTAATCTAGAAAATCATTAGGCCTATCACGTTCTGCCAAATCTTTTAGTGTTTTTCCATCTGTTGAAACTAGAATATTACCATCGGTTCCTGTTATATAGACTATAGCATTACGTTTTCTGTAGGCATTGTATGTATTCAAACTCGCCATGGAGTCATGGGTAAATATCGCAATCTGGGGCTTCACCGTTTCAATCAAAGCCTTTGAAGATGATGTATCTGACCCATGGTGTCCTGCCTTGATAAGATTAGCCTGCAATTCATCGCCGTATTGCTCTAAAAGTTCCATTTCCTTCTGTTTATAGACATCTCCCATAAAAAGCATAGAAACCTCTCCATAGGTAATCTTAAGTACTACGGAATGATCATTAACAAATTGAGTACTCCCTTCCGGATATTTGTCGTAATATTCAATTGGGGCAGAAGGATTATAAACCTTTGCATCCACCTGCTCCCCAAATTTAAATGTATCTCCTTGCTTTAAATAATGTATATCAAGTTCCTTATCCTCAATGGCTTTCATAGTTGTTTTGAATGTTTCAGTGGGATATTCAAGTTCTGACATATATATTGCACCAATTTCGAAATCATTAATGATTTTTTTAAACCCACCTATATGATCTATATGAGGATGGGAGGCAACGAGATAATCAATCTTAGTTACATTCAATTTTTTTAAATATTCGCTTATCTGTCCAGCGCATTCTGGAGCGCCGGCATCGATAAGCATTGTATAACCATCAGGTGATTTTATAAGCATAGAATCTCCTGATTTGGTATCCGTGCCAGATGATATATCAAAGAAACGTGCTGTTAGTCTGCCTTTGTCTTTAGAAATATTAAATACTTCATCATTTTCTTTCGTGCAGGCAGTCAACAGCAGTAGAACAACAAGCATAAGGCATAATATTTTAGAGACTATATACCTTCTATTTTTCATAACTTTACTCCTTTTACTTCATTGCAGCCTTCGATACACCGCTTATTATATATTTCTGCAATACTATAAAAAGAACAATGATAGGAATAAGGGACATAACAGCTCCCGCCATAATCTGATTATAGTTCCATGTTTCAAGACCAGCATATGAACGACGAAGTTCATATACTCCTTGTGCTAGGGTTCTTCGAGTCTGATTGGTAGTAACCATCTTGGGCCAGAAATATGAATTCCACCCATCAATAAATGTGATGATTGTCACCGTTAGTATGGTAGGTTTACACATGGGCACCAAAACATTAAATATTATGCCTATCCTCCCCATTCCATCGACACGTCCCGCTTCAATATAGCTTTTATCTACAGCTTTAAAGCTCTGCCTCAGCATGAAAATAAAATATGCAGAGACGGCATTGGGAATTATCAGACCTGCAAAAGTATTGATCCAGTTAAGTTTTGCAATCATTACATATATAGGTACAAAAGTAACCTGTATGGGAACCATCAAAGCCCCTAGAACGATCAAAAAAAGTATATTTTGCCCTTTAAATTCTCCGTGGGAAAATCCATATGCTGCAAATATACCAGTTAAGAGCTGAAGGATTAAAATACCCAAAGTCATAACTATGGTATTAAAAAAGTATAGACCAAAGGGAGCCATTTTCAAAACATCCCTATAATTATGCCAAGCAAAATTTTTGGGCCAGAGTGTTGGCACAGGTAAAAGCAGTTCCTCAGATGTCTTTAATGATGTAATTATCATCCAATAAATAGGAAATAGCATTATTAGTGTTATAATTACGGCCACTATATACCTAAAAATGAGACCAACTCTTTTTTTCGACAATTTCGTCTTCCTCCTCCCTTAAGCATCATAATTAACCGATTTGTTTGATATTTTTAAGGTTATGGCAGTAAAAATAAGCAATATGAAGAAGAATATTATGGATACAACTGCAGCCCTGTCTACTCTAAACTCCACAAATGCCAAGCTATAAATCCAATATACCATAACATTTGTTGCATTGTATGGACCACCACCGGTCATAACATCTACCGATTGAAATACCTTCATGGAAGCAATGAAGGTTGTAACAAATATAAATAGAGTCATTGGCGAAAGTAACGGTAAGGTTATATACTTGAATTTCTTAAACCCGCTTGCGCCATCGAGTTCTGCTGCCTCATAATAATCTTGTGAAATACTATTCATAGCTGAAATATAAAGCATCATGGAATAACCCATTACACGCCATGCTGTAAGTATCAATATACCCTTTAATGCTGTCTTTTCCGATGTAAGCCATGGAACAGCATCAATACCAAATACACCTAATGTCTGATTTAATACACCAAAATCCTTATGCAATATCCAGATAAAAACAACACCTGCTGTTGCTACTGCAATATACTTTGGCATAAAAACAACAGATCTCATAACAGAAAACGATTTTGAGGAATGATTGAATAATAGGGCAAGGAGCATCCCGCCTACAATAGTAATTACTATTTCATATAAGGTATATTTAAAGGTTATTTTCAAAGAATCCAACCATATTGGAAATCCAGATCCATTAAAAAGCCATTTATAGTTCTTCATTCCCACATATTTATAACCATCCTTAATTAGATTCCAATCGGTAAAACTAATCTTAAAGAGGTTTACAATAGGATAGTATACAAATATTGCAAGGAAAACAAGTGCAGGCAAAACACACATGAAATCCTTTATCTTCTCACGTTTTCTATAATTTGTTTTTTTTGACGTTCCCATATCCCTTATTTTTTGTTCGCTCTCTATCATAATTTCATCCTCCAAACAAGAACGTTTTTACGAGATTTGATATGAGTAAGGCCTAGGCCTTACTCATCTGCAAGGGTATCATTTATGATTTTTGCTGCATCTTCCATAGTCTTTTGCATATCCGTATCTTCAATGATGGATTTTGCCATAGCATTCATCCATTCCTTTGAAAGGGCAGGGTATGCAGGATGTTGAATCCTTGGCTTAATATTATCTAGATTATCAAAGATGACCTTAAATGCAGGTTTTTCTTTAAGGAAATCCTCCCCTTCTTGCGTTTCTAAAACTGATTTACGTGTGGGCATATATCCTGATCCAGATGCCCATTCCATATTAACATCTTTGCTGGTCAGGAATTTTAAAGCCTCCCAAGCTGCATTCTTTGTTTTTTGATCATTTTTTGCAGGAATCAGCAGTATACAGCCTCCTACTTCAGAGTTGTGTGTATCTGCCCCTGGATACCAAGCCATTCCTACTTCAAAATCACAGTTGTCGACATACATATTGTATAGAGATGATGTATGCATTACTGAAAATGTTTTCCCATCAAAAAAGCTTTGTCGCATATCTGTAGATGCATTGGTGCCATAGCACCAGTTGATTTTGCCATCATTGTACCATTTTTTAAATTGTTCTGCAATCTCTATAGCCTTTTGTCCATCAAGATCTGTCTTATTGTCGGACGTTACAATCTCTACTCCGGCATTTCTGTAGTATGTTTCAAAATACCACTGATCCCAGCCTGGTACACAAGTTGCATAACGGGTTGTCTTCCCATTCTCAATTTTTGCCGCAGCATCTAAAAATTCATCCATATCTGACCATTTCTCAGGCAATTTAATACCTTCAGCATCTGCCATATCTTTGTTATAATATATAACCTGTGTAGAAATCAAAAAAGGTAGAGAAATAGGTTTTCCCTCATAGCTTGATGATTCTATCAACCCTATCCCAAAGTCGTCTATATCAAAATTATCTGCTTCTATATATGATGTCAAGTCTTCACAAACTCCTGATGCACCATACTCTGCCACATATGGTGTATTAGCTACACATAATGCAGGCATTGTATTAGCAGCAAGTGCTGCAATTAATTTTTCATTAAGATCGCTATAACTTCCTTGATAGATAGGTTCAAGTTTTACGTTGGTACCTGTAGCATGGAATTTCTCTGCTACATCATCAATAAGATCTGAATACTGTTCCTCCAATGCATGCCACCATTCTATGGTGATAGGTTCTGTTACCTTGTATGGAGATTCTTCTTTTTTATCCTTTTTCGAAGTCTCCGTCTTGTTTTCCGATTTGCCCCCTGTCTCTGTTTTTGATTCATCTTTGGAGCAACCTGCAAAGGCCACTAAGCACAACATTATTGCAAGAAGCATCGCAATAAATCTTTTGGTTCTCATAATAAATCTCCCTTCCATAAAGATTTAATGTTTCTTTATGATTAAACGGTATTTACCGCTTGATCAACGAGTTTTATTTAAAAGTCTAGCAGTAGATTTCTAGTTAGATATAAATAAAATTCATGTTAAAAACCTGTTAACTTATTGCTTTGAACTCCAGTTGCTATTTATTCACAAAGTAAACAAAGAATTTTCAGTGGTCATTATTATAATACAAATGTAGTTTTACTGATCATGAATGTCCTAGTAAGCCTAAATATTCCAATAGAAAAAGACAGCACCCATATCCACAGCACATTAAGCTGTAAATATCTCGGCTATCTCCTATTCTCAGCCTATATATGTATACATTTTTTGATTTTACCTCATCAACTGTACTTTAAAGTGTACACTATGTATTTATCCATGTCAAGTAATTTTTTTATTTTATTACTATTTTTTCCTTGATAAAATATTAACAAACCAATTTAAATATAAAAATGGTAACTGATTAATCAGTCACCATATACTATAATTATTAAAATGTTTTGTTAAGAGAATCAATGCCCAAATGTTTACTATACCGTCTATTACAAGGGAAATTCCTATATACATAGTAAGGGCAACACTTCCAGCAAATGGATTGAATAACAACATTGCTCCCAATACGCCAGTTACTAATGCTAGTACAAGACCTAGCCACCATTTTTCATACTGCAGCCTTTTTAAATCAATGGATAATTGTAGTCTCAATACACTGTCAATGATAATAGCAAGTCCCAGCAGTACCGGTAGCGCCACAATAACAGCATTAGGAGCAATAAGCATAAAGATACCGAACATGACAGCCAAAATTCCACGTGCAAGATCGAATCTAAATTGGTCTGCAAAATCATTTCCTGCAAAATATCTTATAACCCTTATAACACCAAGTATCAGTATCAATGCACCAAATACTCTGCAGATGGCACGTGCAGATGTTTCAGGTCGTGCTATTAGTACAAAACCCAGCACAATGTAGAATATGGAGAAAATTATAAACGCCGTTTTAAACTTCTTTAATCTTTCCATCTCTCTCCTCCTTGTATTATATTAACCTCTACTATATTTATAACACAACTACATACCTTTTTAAACATCTAAATGCCTCCAAAGGAAAATTTATATTATCTTACCAGAGTTTAATACCCTTTTACTACCTAGATGACCAAAACTTTTTATAACCACCCCTATACTGCTTCTCTGACAAGAAAACTCCCCCTTGCATTCCATGTCACTCTTAAATGTAGGTTATTTTACTTCTACATAAATCAGAGCAAGTTCACTATCCGTAGTTTTTATATCTACAAAGCCCTTTTCTTCATCTTGAATCCATTCATATTCAGTTTCAATAGGATTATTAGGATTATCAATATAATGACATATTACTTTTTTAACATCCTGCCTCCCACAATATATTCTTATATTACTGCAAGCCTTCTTTTTTCTATTGCTTATAGCCACAAGCTTAGAACCATCTTGAAGCTGATAGAGTTTTGCTGTAATGTCATTATCACTAACATCAATGCCCATAGTGTCCTTAAATACTCCATAACCATATAGATCTAGCCAAACCTTACGCAATTTTATAACGTCCTTTAAATATTTAAATTGTTCAGGATCAGAACTAAATGTATTATCCTCTTCCAGATCATATATCCAAAGGTATAATCCCATTATAAAAGCCTTATCTATCATCTCCCTTGAAACTTGACCTACATGTACCGGTCGCATGGCTAAACCTTTATGTGGATAAACCATATCTATTAACATCTGATCGGGAAAAGTATATCTATATAATTCTGGATATGCTCCAGTATGGTAGTGTATAAATGTAGAAATCAATTGTCCTGAAACATACGAACCATGAATATCAGTAACCCCTTCATAGAAGATAACAGGCATATCATCTTCATCTTTTTTCCTATCCCTTAATAATTGAATAACATCTAAAAGAATCTTTTCATATCCCCTATTCCATGCTGCTGGATGATGTTTGTGATCCCCATTAAAACAAAATTGTGGTGCAGCCATTCCGAGTTGATCTAAATATATGCCATCTACTCCTATAATATCTATAAGATAAAATATTGCATCCTTAAGATGTTTTTGCCAAGATTCAGCATTATTGCACATGGTAGCAAAGACTATAGATTCGCTATCACCATAGCCTTCTGTTTTGATATTACCATCTAAATCTTTAACTCCCGCCTCTTCAATTAGTCCTTGTCTGTCTTGGTATTTTGTATTACACAATTGGCTGTTTATATAAAAGGTTACATGCCCTCCCCTATCCCTTATATATTTTACTGCATTAATAAGTTCTTCCTCTGTCCCAAGATCCCCATCAGGTAGATACTGGGGAAATCCATTATCGAATCCATCCTTATGCCATCCAGAAATTAAGATATGGTTTAATCCCATCTCTTCTACTTGGTCATATAATTTAGGTATATCAGAAAATTTATGAACTATTTCCCCATTTTGATATTTGAAATCATAATGTGCCACCATCCCACAGCTTTTTCTAAACCATTTAGGTAGAAATGGTTTTATAGGGGCTTGACATGATTTTCTCCATCTTCTATAGTTATCTGCCCCCCAGTGCCAATCTCCTTCATGTATTGCCATTCCAAAATATGGGGACTCCCACGCTTCACCATAGTGTATTTCAGGATATTTAATTACCCCAAAGCCCATTCCTGGTCTTTTAGTGCCAAACGTCTCTGCCCTGAGCCCTCCCACCATAAAATCTTCATCATAACATGCAAGATAGAGCCCCCCATTTTTATCATAATAATCTAGCCACATCATAGACAAAGGACCTGAATATTTAAATTGTCTAAAAAATGCTCCGTCCTTATCCTTGTTTGTATTTATTCCATCCATAAAATAAACATATTTATATTCCTGCCACTTCCAGCCAATAGCACTAGGCTGTTTTTCATATGCTTCAACTGGATTTACAATTTTCTCTCCGGAGTTAAAGGGATAGACTAACTGATCATCATTCCAATGCTCTCCAAGGTATACTCCAAAAACGCTAGGGAAGTTAACTGAAGTTACCACACAATCTGTTTCTTCGTTTTTAATAAATATCTTCCAAAGGGTTTCACACTCTCCAGACCTAATCTCTACGGTATATGTGACCCCAATATTCCATATCTTATCCTCAGATACTAAGCTTTTATAGCTTATAGAAATGCTTTTTTCTCCTGTATCTAATTCATTCAATATAAATTTAGGCTTTAAATCCCTATATTCCAATAAAAAGTTATACTTAGCAGGCCTAATAACTACCATCTTTTCATCCTTTGTCCTCACCTCAATAGAAAAGGGCATACTCCTAAGTTCGTTCCAGTTTTTTAGTAGATTATCACCATTTTTTGTGTTTACAAGTTCTATAAGCTCTCCGGTCATGGCATCAAACGCCATATCTATTAGTCCATTTCCAAACCTTATTCTAGATCTATACATTTAACTAAGACCTCCCATAACAATTTTATTTTATCAACAAAATTTTCCATTCAAAACCCTCTCCCCACATTATCTGATCTGCCTTCATTATTTCAAAATATATATCATATGTAAATATAAAAGATTGAAGAATATACACTTTTATGGAATATTTACGCATAAAAAAAGTTCTTTCCATTTCAGAAAGAACTAAAATAACGATTTCTTAAGCTATAGAAATACCATTATCAATTTCATCAAGTTTTAATCTCACTGTCATTATATACGGTTTATCATATTTTTCATCCCAATATCCATATGATGTAAGTACAAATGTACCATCAGACAATACTACATTACCTGCATAGCCACAATCCCCACTTCTAAGCGTTGGAGTAAAATCTTCCATGAGCTTTATAAAGTATTGCCCAGGCCTGTTATTTACTAAATCATCATATGTACCTACCCACGCACACCAGTCTCCCGCCACCCAATTATAGAAGTCTTCTTTATCTCTCCGTATTATCTCACGAAAGGTAATAAGTAGCCTTCCTGATATGGGATCATATTCCGCCTTGTGCCTCTCCCCCATAAGATAATTACACATCTCCCTTGGTGGAGTCCAGCTTACCCCTTCATCATCTGAAAAGGCAATCATAGCATTTGTCCTTTTATGCTGTGCCCTTGCAAGTAGTGCCAGTTGATCACCTTTCGGTGACCTTATTACCTCTATTTCGCATAGGCCAGCATACTTCTCTATATTATCATATGCTTCTAAGAGCCGTTTTGGTGTACTCCAACATTCTTTCCCTTCTTCATCAAATGATAAGTATGTCTTCCAATTATTATATTCATCATCATGGAATATCCCCATCCATTTGTAATCCCAACTACCATCAGTTTTTTTCAATCTGGTCAGACTGGCATGGGCTACCAATGCATGCAAACCTTCAAAGTAGTGTTCGAACTCAGTCCAGGTTTCCCCGCCATCCTCTGAGTAGGCCGTTTTAAAACCCCCTGGATCCCTTGGCAATCCGCTTATAAGTTCCAACCTCTTTCTACCATCTGGCTTTTCAATCAGGTATATCGTGGGGGTCTCCTGACTATCATTCCATGAGGCGGGAGTAGTTAGTCTATTACTCCATGTGCTCCCGCCATCCATGCTTTTTTTCATAACTATAGGTCCCTTACCATGGCCTTTTGGATAAAATGTATATATAGTTCCATCATCTAGGAGTACAGAGTCTGGATGGCCCAAATATTGTCCTTCCTCTTTATCCACCAGAAACTGTCGATCATAATCTTTGGAAATATCTATATATATTATCTTATTATCTTCCAATCCATTCATCCCCATTATCCAATTAAAATAAAACATTGTACTATAAAAACTATAGCGTTCTACACAAATTCTAATAATCTTATCCCTGATGTCCCTTTGATATCCTTTATTCTCTTAAGCTCTTTCCTTAAGGACTTTAGCTCATTATCATCTAACTGCTTAAATGGCTTCCTATCTATCCCGCAATCTATCCCCATCCATCTGAGCCCTGCCCTTATAGATGGATAACATCCATACTTTAAACATACCTCTATAACATCATTAGCTATCTTAAGCTTTTCATTGGCCTTTTGATATTCGCCTGTCTTTATATCATTATATATTGCTATATAAATCTCAGGATCAAGATTATAGAAACTACCTATTATACCGTCAGCACCCATCATAAG
This genomic interval from Xylanivirga thermophila contains the following:
- a CDS encoding sialidase family protein translates to MEDNKIIYIDISKDYDRQFLVDKEEGQYLGHPDSVLLDDGTIYTFYPKGHGKGPIVMKKSMDGGSTWSNRLTTPASWNDSQETPTIYLIEKPDGRKRLELISGLPRDPGGFKTAYSEDGGETWTEFEHYFEGLHALVAHASLTRLKKTDGSWDYKWMGIFHDDEYNNWKTYLSFDEEGKECWSTPKRLLEAYDNIEKYAGLCEIEVIRSPKGDQLALLARAQHKRTNAMIAFSDDEGVSWTPPREMCNYLMGERHKAEYDPISGRLLITFREIIRRDKEDFYNWVAGDWCAWVGTYDDLVNNRPGQYFIKLMEDFTPTLRSGDCGYAGNVVLSDGTFVLTSYGYWDEKYDKPYIMTVRLKLDEIDNGISIA
- a CDS encoding DUF6259 domain-containing protein codes for the protein MYRSRIRFGNGLIDMAFDAMTGELIELVNTKNGDNLLKNWNELRSMPFSIEVRTKDEKMVVIRPAKYNFLLEYRDLKPKFILNELDTGEKSISISYKSLVSEDKIWNIGVTYTVEIRSGECETLWKIFIKNEETDCVVTSVNFPSVFGVYLGEHWNDDQLVYPFNSGEKIVNPVEAYEKQPSAIGWKWQEYKYVYFMDGINTNKDKDGAFFRQFKYSGPLSMMWLDYYDKNGGLYLACYDEDFMVGGLRAETFGTKRPGMGFGVIKYPEIHYGEAWESPYFGMAIHEGDWHWGADNYRRWRKSCQAPIKPFLPKWFRKSCGMVAHYDFKYQNGEIVHKFSDIPKLYDQVEEMGLNHILISGWHKDGFDNGFPQYLPDGDLGTEEELINAVKYIRDRGGHVTFYINSQLCNTKYQDRQGLIEEAGVKDLDGNIKTEGYGDSESIVFATMCNNAESWQKHLKDAIFYLIDIIGVDGIYLDQLGMAAPQFCFNGDHKHHPAAWNRGYEKILLDVIQLLRDRKKDEDDMPVIFYEGVTDIHGSYVSGQLISTFIHYHTGAYPELYRYTFPDQMLIDMVYPHKGLAMRPVHVGQVSREMIDKAFIMGLYLWIYDLEEDNTFSSDPEQFKYLKDVIKLRKVWLDLYGYGVFKDTMGIDVSDNDITAKLYQLQDGSKLVAISNRKKKACSNIRIYCGRQDVKKVICHYIDNPNNPIETEYEWIQDEEKGFVDIKTTDSELALIYVEVK